The following proteins are encoded in a genomic region of Amycolatopsis sulphurea:
- a CDS encoding AAA family ATPase — MVHDLHRAATHANLVIQETPMSAAVSRVMWSRIQNNALKRTPATRAGLMINGGGYQGKTETACEVAAAFEDQWLMLHDQLNPHATPGTRDMMATVAYVQTPVTATPKSICQAILDFYGADHPKRMTLPQLVHAVRTSLFDHCTKILLLDDVTRLKMHREADQDALDLVRSLMSMHVTLVLIGVGIPDSGLLSEGRHSRRGGQWIFPHHRATSPHDEAATQTERRFDLVDLDPFRYDTPAGIAAWADHLAGIEAQLRLFQARPGMLTDGAMPEYLFRRTGGIVGLLERLVEDGCARAIETGTECLTGGLFDDIEIDLGNVASRDPRAGEIPEVPPRRATATSLPAGKGKSRNTVFDDAGSPAAPVQEPTGTSRR, encoded by the coding sequence ATGGTGCACGACCTGCATCGAGCGGCCACACACGCCAACCTGGTCATCCAGGAGACCCCGATGAGTGCGGCGGTCTCGCGGGTGATGTGGTCGCGCATTCAGAACAACGCGCTCAAACGCACGCCGGCGACCCGCGCCGGGCTCATGATCAACGGGGGTGGGTATCAGGGTAAGACCGAGACCGCCTGCGAGGTCGCGGCAGCCTTCGAGGATCAGTGGCTGATGTTGCATGATCAGCTCAATCCGCACGCGACACCGGGCACCCGCGACATGATGGCCACCGTCGCCTACGTCCAGACCCCGGTGACGGCGACCCCGAAGAGCATCTGCCAGGCGATCCTGGACTTCTACGGCGCCGACCATCCCAAGCGGATGACGCTGCCGCAGTTGGTGCACGCCGTGCGCACCTCGCTTTTCGATCACTGCACCAAAATCCTGCTGCTCGACGATGTGACCCGGCTGAAGATGCACCGTGAAGCCGACCAGGACGCACTGGATCTGGTGCGCAGCCTGATGAGTATGCACGTGACACTGGTGCTGATCGGGGTCGGGATCCCGGATTCCGGGCTGTTGTCGGAAGGACGGCACAGCCGCCGCGGCGGCCAGTGGATCTTTCCGCACCACCGGGCCACCAGTCCTCATGATGAGGCGGCCACCCAGACCGAGCGTCGCTTCGACCTGGTCGATCTCGACCCGTTCCGCTACGACACCCCTGCCGGCATCGCCGCCTGGGCTGACCACCTCGCCGGCATCGAAGCCCAGCTACGGCTGTTTCAGGCCAGGCCCGGGATGCTCACCGATGGCGCAATGCCCGAGTATCTGTTCCGCCGCACCGGCGGCATCGTCGGCCTGCTGGAGCGTCTGGTCGAGGACGGCTGTGCCCGCGCGATCGAAACCGGGACGGAATGCCTGACCGGTGGGCTGTTCGATGACATCGAGATTGATCTGGGCAACGTCGCCAGCAGGGATCCGCGCGCCGGAGAGATCCCCGAGGTGCCGCCACGGCGGGCCACCGCTACCTCTCTCCCGGCGGGCAAGGGCAAGTCTCGCAATACCGTGTTCGATGATGCCGGATCTCCCGCCGCACCGGTCCAGGAGCCGACGGGAACCTCGCGGCGATGA
- a CDS encoding TniQ family protein produces the protein MTVRPLPRSLDPLPLESLPGYLLRLAHRLDSWPGRIAELTGLATTRNNIIAGSHLFALRPAMAQTFATATRLSTMEVMALTLSSLADRYPPLDSAFSGRHRRINGIFVKENWVFSRATRHCPDCLAGDGSRIQQRHGGAWSLLWRLPAVFACPTHHRLLDHACPACGTAVRRRTTEHTRLLQLAWHGGLHPAQCRTPIPGPGGPRRIDVCGHRLDTPTSTGFCLDSGTHEELLSFQRRLLGYLRPDGPLAVVSVGQETLSQRYFVDLRILACLITASWPAARDLLTEQQALLLDTHVREARRQIQTVRQRGRAVREISFYDRPPLHAATCASLLAVADDITTADDPDTARDLLHPLLDAAPATRPWIRQFLVGDGYCSPGLQTALGLEIGTLHVIRRTGIRPRVPTPPPRPVHFGIQHIPQHLLPEWHEEYFANSFTAVKPRLLRRAAAALLAQMCAGGSPASAAQLLGIPREATLNAINSVDHSLPRRARRAFDTGLETLAARLNTATDLTDYGKRRHALQTWSLSPEEWEELTADLAQQHRHGGPDWGDGKRALASVWIWVRVTGGEHIFAPPIRSNPDQPRPGGVLPHYVNTRWQSINTRPSGHYNALRELLESYADALTISIDRHEFDPSRQHLVPQH, from the coding sequence ATGACGGTGCGGCCCCTGCCCCGAAGCCTGGACCCGTTGCCGCTGGAGTCTCTTCCTGGCTACCTGCTGCGACTGGCCCACCGCCTGGACTCCTGGCCAGGACGCATCGCCGAACTGACCGGGCTGGCCACCACGCGCAACAACATCATCGCCGGCAGCCACCTGTTCGCGTTGCGCCCGGCCATGGCACAAACCTTCGCCACCGCCACCCGACTGTCCACTATGGAGGTAATGGCGCTGACCTTGTCCAGTCTGGCAGACCGCTACCCGCCACTGGACTCCGCCTTTTCCGGCCGTCACCGCCGGATCAACGGGATCTTCGTAAAGGAGAACTGGGTGTTCTCCCGCGCCACACGGCACTGTCCCGACTGCCTGGCCGGCGACGGCAGCCGCATCCAGCAACGGCACGGCGGAGCCTGGAGCCTGTTGTGGAGACTTCCCGCCGTTTTCGCCTGTCCCACCCACCACCGCCTGCTCGACCATGCCTGCCCCGCCTGCGGCACGGCCGTCCGCCGCCGCACTACTGAGCACACCCGGCTGCTGCAGTTGGCTTGGCACGGCGGTCTCCACCCTGCCCAATGCCGCACCCCCATTCCCGGGCCGGGTGGCCCCAGGCGGATCGATGTCTGCGGGCACCGGCTCGACACCCCCACCTCGACCGGTTTCTGCCTGGACAGCGGCACACACGAGGAGCTACTCAGTTTCCAACGTCGTCTGCTCGGCTACCTGCGGCCCGATGGCCCCCTAGCGGTCGTGAGCGTCGGACAGGAAACGCTGTCCCAGCGCTATTTCGTCGATCTCCGCATCCTTGCCTGCCTGATCACCGCCTCGTGGCCGGCCGCCCGTGATCTCCTGACCGAGCAACAGGCGCTCCTGCTCGACACGCACGTCCGCGAGGCCCGCCGCCAGATCCAGACAGTGCGTCAGCGCGGACGGGCGGTGCGCGAGATCAGCTTCTACGACCGGCCCCCGCTGCACGCCGCGACGTGCGCCAGCTTGCTCGCCGTGGCCGACGACATCACCACCGCCGATGATCCCGATACGGCTCGTGACCTGCTCCACCCGCTGCTGGACGCGGCACCAGCCACACGACCATGGATCCGACAGTTCCTCGTCGGCGACGGCTACTGCTCGCCCGGCCTGCAAACCGCGCTGGGCCTGGAGATCGGGACGCTGCATGTGATCCGACGAACCGGTATCCGGCCCCGAGTCCCGACGCCCCCACCGAGGCCAGTCCACTTCGGCATCCAGCACATTCCGCAGCACCTGCTGCCCGAATGGCACGAGGAGTACTTCGCCAACAGCTTCACAGCGGTGAAACCCCGCCTGCTGCGCCGCGCCGCAGCCGCCCTACTCGCCCAAATGTGTGCGGGTGGCTCGCCGGCCAGCGCGGCGCAGCTGCTGGGCATTCCCAGGGAGGCCACCCTCAATGCGATCAACTCCGTTGACCACAGCCTCCCGCGCCGAGCCCGCCGCGCGTTCGACACCGGCCTCGAGACACTCGCGGCCAGACTGAACACCGCGACCGACCTGACCGACTACGGCAAACGACGCCACGCGCTCCAAACCTGGTCACTTTCCCCAGAAGAATGGGAAGAACTCACTGCGGACCTCGCCCAGCAACACCGTCACGGCGGCCCCGACTGGGGCGACGGCAAACGAGCTCTCGCATCGGTCTGGATCTGGGTCCGCGTCACCGGCGGCGAACACATCTTCGCCCCGCCCATCCGATCCAACCCGGATCAGCCACGGCCCGGCGGCGTCCTACCGCACTACGTGAACACCCGATGGCAGTCCATCAACACACGTCCGTCCGGTCACTACAACGCGCTACGCGAACTTCTTGAGTCGTACGCAGACGCGCTCACGATCAGCATCGACCGTCACGAGTTCGACCCCAGCCGACAGCATCTTGTTCCGCAACATTGA
- a CDS encoding transposase has translation MYHTTGLTIEQITDLCGLVDMDTTAEQRRWPPILGLFNSAVIALTYMRCNRVQAELAEAYEVSQPTISRAITGMTPLIERVLRKFVPTADELDDQTQYIVDGTLLPCWSWADRPELYSGKHKTTGMNVQIACTLDGRLAWISDPIEGRRHDTYCLKESGALLTLNPDNWMGDKGYVGNYMLTPIKKPKHRKLLDWEKEFNTQINKIRYVIEQTIANVKT, from the coding sequence ATGTATCATACCACTGGACTTACCATCGAGCAGATCACCGACCTGTGCGGGTTGGTCGACATGGATACCACAGCTGAGCAGCGTAGGTGGCCACCGATTCTGGGCCTGTTCAACTCGGCGGTGATCGCGCTGACATACATGCGATGCAATCGGGTTCAGGCCGAACTGGCGGAAGCGTACGAGGTATCTCAACCGACAATCAGTCGTGCGATCACCGGAATGACGCCGCTGATAGAACGTGTTCTCAGGAAGTTCGTGCCGACGGCGGACGAATTGGACGACCAGACGCAGTACATCGTGGACGGAACCCTGCTGCCGTGCTGGTCATGGGCCGATCGCCCGGAGCTGTACTCCGGCAAGCACAAGACGACCGGCATGAACGTACAGATCGCTTGCACCCTTGACGGACGACTCGCGTGGATCTCCGATCCCATCGAAGGACGCCGGCACGACACGTACTGCCTGAAGGAATCCGGGGCGCTTCTGACTCTGAATCCGGACAACTGGATGGGCGACAAAGGATACGTGGGAAATTATATGCTCACCCCGATCAAGAAGCCGAAGCACCGCAAGCTCTTGGACTGGGAGAAGGAATTCAACACCCAGATCAACAAGATTCGCTACGTCATCGAGCAGACCATCGCCAACGTCAAAACCTGA
- a CDS encoding RHS repeat-associated core domain-containing protein — MTIAPDNRLTSISLLLPGGVLFTSKLGSDGAFAASYDHPSVRGDLVQTTDAAGRQAGDLRTYDPYGQPLAPAGTVDTDNVPDNSPGSMDYGWLGQYQRPYEHAGALSLVQMGARPYSPLLGRFLSVDPDEGGSANDYDYVAGDPINALDLDGHGWFSAIISVVTKVAEFASDIPGPIGAVASGVAAVGNAVQGNWRAAAQFAASAVTGGATRWIARAVKVVKTVARPFAKVNHAAKARVGTWMVKKYNGGKHRVTIENSAGKWKYDLAGKPHGPVKTPHKVWHPRNHRSPSGWGKPSRRAYSMSWRDMYHEGYSGSRIEVQSDYR; from the coding sequence TTGACAATTGCTCCGGACAACCGACTGACCTCGATTTCATTGCTGCTCCCCGGCGGCGTGCTCTTCACGAGCAAGCTTGGCTCCGATGGTGCTTTCGCCGCCTCCTACGACCACCCCTCGGTCCGCGGCGACCTCGTGCAGACCACGGATGCTGCCGGCCGCCAAGCCGGAGATCTGCGTACGTACGACCCGTACGGTCAACCGCTTGCCCCCGCAGGCACGGTGGATACGGACAATGTCCCCGACAACTCTCCAGGCTCGATGGACTACGGCTGGCTCGGCCAATATCAGCGCCCTTACGAGCATGCAGGTGCACTCTCTCTGGTGCAAATGGGAGCACGTCCTTACAGCCCGCTTCTCGGCCGTTTCCTGTCGGTCGATCCCGACGAAGGCGGCTCGGCCAACGATTACGATTACGTTGCTGGCGATCCGATCAATGCGCTCGACCTGGACGGTCACGGCTGGTTCAGCGCCATCATCTCGGTGGTGACGAAGGTCGCCGAATTCGCGTCCGACATCCCGGGGCCGATCGGCGCTGTGGCCAGTGGCGTCGCGGCGGTCGGGAACGCCGTTCAGGGGAACTGGCGAGCAGCGGCCCAATTCGCTGCATCCGCTGTCACCGGCGGCGCCACTCGGTGGATTGCCAGGGCCGTCAAGGTCGTCAAGACCGTGGCGCGGCCGTTCGCCAAGGTCAACCACGCGGCCAAGGCCCGAGTCGGCACATGGATGGTCAAGAAGTACAACGGCGGCAAGCATCGTGTGACCATAGAGAACAGTGCCGGAAAGTGGAAATACGATCTGGCGGGCAAGCCGCATGGCCCGGTGAAAACCCCGCACAAGGTCTGGCACCCGAGAAACCACCGCTCGCCCAGCGGTTGGGGCAAGCCATCGAGACGAGCGTACTCGATGTCCTGGCGGGACATGTATCATGAGGGTTATTCAGGCAGCCGCATAGAAGTGCAGAGCGATTACCGTTGA
- a CDS encoding transposase has translation MLNLHPCSAPVDPVKGPTTESGEVFPGTREQRCWFHKIANVLAALPKSAHPGAKKALAQIWNAEDRRHALDAVKAFDAAYGAKFPKAVAKLLDDVEELLAFGDYPAERWIHLRTTNPIESTFATVRHRTKVTKGPGSRAAGLAMAFKLIESAQARWRAVNAPHLVALVRAGAFFENGTLVERPTEHTPPAAA, from the coding sequence GTGCTGAACCTCCACCCATGCTCAGCACCGGTGGACCCGGTGAAAGGGCCGACGACGGAGAGTGGAGAGGTGTTCCCTGGGACCCGGGAGCAGCGCTGCTGGTTCCATAAGATCGCCAACGTGCTCGCCGCGCTGCCCAAGTCCGCGCATCCCGGGGCGAAGAAGGCACTCGCGCAGATCTGGAACGCTGAAGACCGCCGGCACGCCCTGGACGCGGTGAAGGCGTTCGATGCCGCCTACGGCGCGAAATTCCCCAAGGCCGTCGCCAAGCTCCTCGACGATGTCGAGGAGCTGCTCGCGTTCGGCGATTATCCCGCCGAGCGCTGGATCCACCTGCGCACCACCAATCCCATCGAGTCGACCTTCGCCACCGTGCGGCACCGCACGAAGGTCACCAAGGGGCCCGGCTCACGCGCGGCCGGGCTGGCCATGGCGTTCAAGCTCATCGAGTCCGCGCAGGCCCGCTGGCGCGCGGTCAACGCGCCACACCTGGTCGCGCTCGTCCGCGCCGGAGCATTCTTCGAGAACGGCACACTCGTCGAACGACCCACCGAACACACCCCACCCGCAGCAGCCTAA
- a CDS encoding Hsp20/alpha crystallin family protein, whose protein sequence is MLMRTDPFRELDRLTQQFFSANGTLTRPVAMPMDAYRAGDEYVVAFDLPGVHPDSIDLDIEQNVLTVKAERPGPAEDGAEYQVAERPCGVFSRQLFLGQALDAEHIQASYEAGVLTLRLPVAERAKPRKIAISVSNDTKQINA, encoded by the coding sequence ATGTTGATGCGTACCGACCCGTTCCGGGAGCTCGACCGGCTGACCCAGCAGTTCTTCAGCGCCAACGGGACACTGACCCGCCCGGTCGCGATGCCGATGGACGCCTACCGCGCCGGCGACGAGTACGTGGTCGCCTTCGACCTCCCCGGCGTGCACCCGGACTCCATCGACCTGGACATCGAGCAGAACGTGCTGACTGTCAAGGCCGAACGTCCCGGCCCGGCCGAGGACGGCGCCGAGTACCAGGTCGCCGAGCGGCCGTGCGGGGTGTTCAGCCGGCAACTGTTCCTCGGTCAGGCCCTGGACGCCGAGCACATCCAGGCCAGCTATGAGGCCGGGGTGCTGACGCTCCGGCTCCCGGTCGCCGAGCGCGCCAAGCCCCGCAAGATCGCCATCAGCGTCAGCAACGACACCAAGCAGATCAACGCCTGA
- a CDS encoding MerR family transcriptional regulator, translating into MNNLDNLDDLDYPAFTTGQAADLLGVQQAFLRSLDTGNLLRPQRSDGGHRRYSRRQLQLAARIRVLFDDGHSLAATARIIGLEDDLAAAHDQIAELRGQLGNDTNQ; encoded by the coding sequence GTGAACAACCTCGACAACCTCGATGACCTCGACTACCCGGCGTTCACCACCGGGCAGGCGGCGGACCTGCTCGGCGTGCAGCAGGCGTTCCTGCGCAGCCTGGACACCGGCAACCTGCTACGCCCCCAACGCTCCGACGGCGGACACCGCCGCTACAGCCGCCGCCAGCTCCAGCTCGCCGCCCGGATCCGGGTCTTGTTCGACGACGGTCACAGCCTGGCCGCTACCGCCCGGATCATCGGTCTGGAAGACGACCTCGCCGCCGCGCACGACCAGATCGCCGAACTGCGCGGCCAACTCGGCAACGACACAAACCAGTGA
- a CDS encoding DUF6292 family protein, with translation MPFIEHADRPGDDEVLPELAEHGLRHYTARIADAMGAGAEAAWCEWADAPSAYIPLDQRLPGHPDRDAALIWAAERGWAVAVETGCGEDLLIVASLGGDVLAAPETVATWLRAVLTGTSTRRTPGFQRSGEHRRHPPTLDRGHS, from the coding sequence ATGCCGTTCATCGAACACGCTGACCGGCCAGGGGACGACGAGGTTCTGCCCGAACTGGCCGAACACGGTTTACGCCACTACACCGCCCGGATCGCCGACGCCATGGGCGCCGGAGCGGAAGCAGCGTGGTGCGAGTGGGCCGATGCGCCCAGCGCCTACATCCCACTGGACCAGAGGCTGCCTGGCCACCCGGACCGGGACGCGGCACTGATCTGGGCCGCCGAACGCGGCTGGGCGGTCGCGGTGGAAACCGGCTGCGGCGAGGACCTGCTGATCGTCGCCTCACTCGGTGGCGACGTGCTGGCTGCGCCAGAAACCGTCGCCACCTGGCTACGCGCCGTGCTCACCGGCACGTCCACCCGACGCACACCAGGGTTCCAGCGCAGCGGTGAGCACCGACGTCATCCGCCGACTCTCGACCGTGGGCACAGCTGA
- a CDS encoding Hsp20/alpha crystallin family protein: MLMRTDPFRDFDRLTQQVFNNVAGTWSRPTAMPLDAYRAGDEFVVAFDLPGVDPDAIELNIERNVLTVKAERRPTVTDESVEMQVSERPLGVFSRQLFLGDTLDTNRISAAYEAGVLTLRIPVAEQAKPRKIEISGGQATRKEINA; this comes from the coding sequence ATGTTGATGCGCACCGACCCGTTCCGTGACTTCGACCGGCTGACTCAGCAGGTCTTCAACAATGTCGCCGGAACCTGGTCGCGGCCGACTGCGATGCCGCTGGACGCCTACCGCGCTGGGGACGAGTTCGTCGTCGCTTTCGATCTGCCCGGTGTCGATCCGGATGCGATCGAGTTGAACATCGAGCGCAACGTGCTGACCGTCAAGGCCGAGCGTCGGCCCACTGTGACCGACGAGTCAGTGGAGATGCAGGTGTCCGAGCGGCCGTTGGGTGTGTTTTCCCGGCAGTTGTTCCTCGGCGACACCCTGGACACCAACCGGATCAGCGCCGCCTACGAGGCGGGTGTGCTGACGCTACGGATCCCGGTCGCCGAGCAGGCCAAGCCCCGAAAGATCGAGATCAGCGGTGGGCAGGCAACCCGCAAGGAGATCAACGCCTAG
- a CDS encoding HSP18 transcriptional regulator has product MLNDSGGYAAMEALALVQGVLARVRVGATSSADLVVALTVLREVREELAGWEPELIAAAREQRVSWAALAPALGVTSRQAAERRYLRLRPSDTGERTGEDRVRAQRDKRAGDRAVAAWARDNAAVLRRLAGQVSSARGLSPHAQHHVDQVSQALAEDDPASLLPPLADTHTHLKATHAGLAAQVQSLTDQATRIRHTTQVMRSGSPPAAEH; this is encoded by the coding sequence ATGCTGAACGACAGTGGCGGATACGCCGCCATGGAGGCCCTCGCCCTGGTCCAGGGCGTGCTGGCTCGAGTTCGCGTGGGCGCAACGAGTTCCGCCGACCTCGTGGTGGCACTCACGGTGCTGCGCGAGGTGCGGGAAGAGTTGGCCGGCTGGGAACCCGAGCTGATCGCCGCGGCGCGCGAGCAGAGGGTGAGCTGGGCTGCGCTGGCTCCCGCGCTGGGCGTCACCAGCCGCCAGGCCGCCGAACGCCGCTACCTGCGGCTGCGGCCATCCGACACCGGCGAGCGGACCGGCGAGGACCGGGTCCGCGCCCAGCGCGACAAGCGCGCCGGTGACCGGGCGGTCGCCGCTTGGGCTCGCGACAACGCTGCGGTCCTGCGCCGGCTGGCAGGGCAGGTCAGCTCCGCGCGGGGCCTGTCCCCGCACGCCCAGCACCACGTCGACCAGGTCAGTCAGGCCCTCGCCGAGGACGACCCGGCCAGCCTCCTGCCTCCGCTGGCCGACACGCACACCCACCTGAAGGCCACGCACGCCGGCCTGGCCGCCCAAGTCCAGTCCCTCACCGACCAGGCGACCCGGATCCGTCACACCACCCAGGTGATGCGGTCGGGCTCGCCACCGGCAGCGGAGCACTAG
- a CDS encoding quercetin 2,3-dioxygenase, which produces MSFDPEGYVLREGDGPHVWFLDTRMSVKAGAEQTKGAFTLLEWSAPTGFGPPLHRHDREDEAFYLLEGGIEVDCGDRHWIAGPGDFVFLPRGIPHTFIVSDGPVRGLQITAPAGFDRFIAELGRPAQGPGLPPPEAPDVPALIEVSRRYGIETLGPPPR; this is translated from the coding sequence ATGAGCTTCGACCCGGAAGGTTACGTGCTGCGGGAGGGGGACGGCCCTCACGTGTGGTTCCTGGATACGCGGATGAGCGTGAAGGCCGGCGCTGAGCAGACCAAGGGGGCGTTCACCCTCCTCGAATGGTCCGCGCCCACGGGGTTCGGCCCGCCGCTGCACCGGCACGACCGCGAGGACGAGGCCTTCTACCTGCTGGAAGGCGGCATCGAGGTCGACTGCGGTGACCGGCATTGGATCGCGGGCCCCGGTGATTTCGTGTTCCTGCCCCGCGGGATCCCGCACACGTTCATCGTGTCCGACGGTCCGGTGCGGGGCCTGCAGATCACCGCACCGGCCGGGTTCGACCGGTTCATCGCCGAACTGGGCAGGCCCGCGCAGGGACCCGGCTTGCCGCCACCCGAGGCGCCCGACGTGCCGGCGCTGATCGAGGTCAGCCGCCGCTACGGCATCGAGACACTCGGGCCGCCGCCCCGATAA
- a CDS encoding VOC family protein: MDATLTGFHHVKFPVSDIRRSLTWYERVLGFRVQLEFVEDGVLEGVALTDPGETVSLALRHDPGHVAGLSGFDPVALCVPAEAALQTWRRRLDDLGETHGGIVTGHVGSVLVGLRDPDGIEIRFYCPGGAA; encoded by the coding sequence ATGGACGCGACCCTCACCGGTTTCCATCACGTGAAGTTCCCGGTCTCCGATATCCGGCGGAGCCTGACGTGGTACGAGCGCGTGCTCGGGTTCCGGGTTCAGCTGGAGTTCGTCGAGGACGGGGTGCTCGAAGGCGTGGCACTCACCGACCCGGGCGAGACGGTCTCCCTCGCGCTCCGCCACGACCCCGGCCATGTGGCGGGATTGTCCGGGTTCGATCCGGTCGCGCTGTGCGTGCCGGCCGAAGCGGCGTTGCAGACGTGGCGGCGGCGCCTGGACGATCTGGGCGAGACGCACGGCGGAATCGTCACCGGCCATGTCGGCTCGGTGCTCGTCGGGCTGCGCGATCCGGACGGCATCGAGATCCGCTTCTACTGCCCAGGTGGTGCGGCATGA
- a CDS encoding TetR/AcrR family transcriptional regulator: MSESVKTNRRTAQARATRLRIIDSARTLFLDHGYAATTLERIAEGAGVAVQTVYFHFGNKSTVLKEVMDVLSVGDDAPVPLLEWPWVRQVREEPDARRALAIWVRNSRLVFGRVAPLLSVVRDAAGADPDMAAQWRVNQDQRYLAHRTFAEILAAKNGLRRGLTVSKAADVIFTLLSPEVYLLATRERGWGPVRWQTWLTELLANDLLGPDPR; the protein is encoded by the coding sequence GTGAGCGAGTCTGTCAAGACCAACCGGCGCACCGCACAGGCCCGCGCCACGCGGCTGCGCATCATCGATTCGGCACGCACGCTGTTCCTCGACCATGGCTACGCGGCCACCACACTCGAGCGGATCGCCGAGGGGGCCGGCGTGGCCGTGCAGACGGTGTACTTCCACTTCGGCAACAAGAGCACCGTGCTCAAAGAGGTGATGGATGTACTCTCCGTCGGCGACGACGCCCCCGTCCCGCTGCTGGAGTGGCCCTGGGTGCGGCAGGTCCGCGAGGAGCCCGACGCCCGCCGGGCCCTGGCGATCTGGGTGCGCAACTCCCGGCTCGTCTTCGGCCGGGTCGCGCCGCTGCTGTCGGTCGTGCGGGACGCGGCCGGCGCCGACCCGGACATGGCCGCGCAGTGGCGCGTCAACCAGGACCAGCGTTACCTCGCGCACCGCACGTTCGCCGAGATCCTCGCCGCGAAGAACGGGCTGCGGCGCGGACTGACCGTCTCGAAGGCGGCGGACGTCATCTTCACGCTGCTGAGCCCCGAGGTGTACCTCCTGGCGACGCGCGAGCGCGGGTGGGGGCCGGTGCGCTGGCAGACCTGGCTCACCGAACTCCTCGCGAACGACCTCCTGGGACCCGACCCGCGCTGA
- a CDS encoding molybdopterin-dependent oxidoreductase — translation MGADSGNGVRQVPTFCPLCISKCGAIATIKDGAFIALAPDPSHPTGQALCIKGKAAPEVVNHPDRLRYPLKRTNPKGAADPGWQRIGWDEALDTIAARVAAAAGEHGPESVVFASASPSTSAMSDSIDWLNRLRRAAGSPNFAVYMELCGWGRMLAPMFTFGAPVPGAYLPDLDSTPTWTRRWYAASTAGGQACPELGLAGYPPYGPGSANLNLVLPQEPSDPVSGSSPLRASVCEVTLLHEE, via the coding sequence ATGGGTGCCGATTCCGGGAACGGCGTGCGCCAGGTGCCGACGTTCTGCCCGCTGTGCATCTCCAAATGCGGTGCGATCGCGACGATCAAGGACGGTGCGTTCATCGCGTTGGCACCCGATCCGTCGCACCCGACCGGGCAAGCGTTGTGTATCAAGGGCAAGGCGGCGCCGGAGGTGGTCAACCATCCCGATCGGCTCCGCTACCCGCTCAAGCGCACCAACCCGAAAGGTGCCGCCGACCCGGGGTGGCAGCGGATCGGCTGGGACGAGGCCTTGGACACGATCGCGGCGCGCGTGGCCGCGGCAGCCGGTGAGCATGGCCCGGAGTCCGTGGTGTTCGCCAGCGCGTCACCGTCGACGTCGGCGATGTCGGACTCGATCGACTGGCTCAACCGGCTCAGGCGCGCCGCCGGCAGCCCGAACTTCGCGGTCTACATGGAGTTGTGCGGATGGGGCCGGATGCTTGCCCCGATGTTCACCTTCGGCGCGCCAGTGCCCGGCGCGTACCTGCCCGACCTCGACTCAACGCCAACCTGGACCCGTCGGTGGTATGCGGCCAGCACGGCTGGTGGGCAGGCCTGCCCCGAACTCGGCCTGGCCGGATACCCGCCCTACGGGCCCGGCAGCGCCAACCTCAACCTCGTCCTGCCCCAGGAACCCAGCGACCCGGTCAGCGGGAGCTCGCCGCTGCGGGCGTCAGTCTGCGAAGTAACGCTCCTGCATGAAGAGTAA